The Canis lupus familiaris isolate Mischka breed German Shepherd chromosome 5, alternate assembly UU_Cfam_GSD_1.0, whole genome shotgun sequence region catatttaatgAATTGTTCATACAAACAGTGACTTGTTGATCTTGTtccatacacacaaatattttaggatttaaaatattaatcagtgTATTTGTTGAAATCTTCCCCTACAATGATACTTTGTTCTATGattctatgatttttcttttccttataggTGTTGAAGTTCTTTATTAGGTAAAGATATATTTAGAACTGTAATAAGTTCATGATGAattgaaacttttaaaatcaaagagGGGCCCTGTCAATCCCTAATTTTGCCTTACTGCCTATTTTGccagttattgtttttttttaagattttatttatttatttattcatgagagacagagagagagaaagagagagagagagagagagagagacaggtagagaaagaagcaggctccatgcagggagcctgatggggacccaatcctgggtctccagaatcatgccctgggccaaaggctgagcTAAACCacggggccacccaggctgccctattttgccAGTTATTAATATAAGTTCCCCACTATCTAAAAGTATAGCATTGCTATGAAAACTTTGGTAAACCAAGATGggataaagtgaaaaaaaaattaccattaatatatatggaaaattctTTAAGCATTCCTAGATGCCAAAAATAACTTCTCTTCTCCATACCTTTAGGACATCTCTTGCTaatagatgcacaaaataaatggagGTAAAGAACAGATACTGGCAGACAGTTCAAAGCAGAGTTcaatgctgagatgctgagtgtagcTCCCTGGGAAAAAGCTTGGTGACGCCACTTTCTGCTCCGCATGGGTGCTGCCTCTTCAATGGCTCTACAagtacaaaacacacacaaagattcTCATGGGGTTTCTGGATTTCTATAAGATAGCAAAAACAGATACCAATAGTATGTTGGCCTTGAAAATGAAGTGGCAAAATGGGAACTTTCGAAAAGGAAGGGACACTTGCATGGACACATTAACTTTCTTTGGGATTAGTGTATGtttgacaaatctttttttttaggatttatttatttattttacagggtAGGGAGGGAccaagggaaagaatctcaagcagacgccttGCTGAGCACAAAGTTgctttggggcttgatcccaggaccttgagatcaccacctgaacctaaaccaagagtcaggcgctcaactgactgagccactcaggtgaccctaacaaatcttttctaaaaatcctttcattttcaatttttctatttatcttttatgtATGTCTCTTATAAATAGAATACAAcatgaattgttttttttaatataatattacaaTGTCTGTCTTTAAAGAATTTAGTTCAGTTTTCCTTTATTGTGATAATTAATAAATTGGAACTGGTTTCTACAACttactttatcttttcctttgtccCAATTTTTTAATTAACGGATTGCTTTAACCATTGGTATTTATCTGCATCTTTGTTGTAGTGGAGTTTTGACTTCCTTatgccattttttcctttctatggaTTTGGAAATTATCtactgtattttcattctttcagtgAGTACTCTAGAAAATTTAAGAGGCTTATTTAActtaaaacctaaaagaaaacaatgattcATCCCCTCTCAAATGAAGGCCTTAGCTCCAATTGTCCTCTCCACACTTTTATCCTGTTATCATCCTTATACCAATTCTAGCTTAACTCCACAAATTCAACACTATTATTACTTTTCATGGAGAATTTCTATTTAGACTTCTATATgtgtttaccattttatttatttctcattcctcTTTATACCTTAAATCATCTCCATTATTTTCCTTATGCTTGAATTATATTTAGAAGTTACTTTGTAATTCATCCCTTGGTAGCAGATTTCTGAAGTTTTTACCtgaaatatacttattttacaacAGAAGATAGCCTTACTGGATTTCTCATTGTGAGTTGGCAGTTTATTTTCTGCCACactttaagatattatttaactAATTTTTAGTTTCACAGTTGCTGTAGAGAAGCCGACAGTCACTCTGTTTTCCCACGTAAGTGACCTGCCCTTTcttgttctccacatcctctctttGGTGCTCTGACTCTGTTTCTCTGTAAATGCTGTCCACCTTCGCTTTCTGTGCTCCCTCCTGCAGGACACGACAGACTATACACATAAATGTTCCCATTccaccattttgttttgttttatattttaagcaaaattcCATTCCTTCGAACACTCATATTTTGCAAGTatacctctctttctttcattaaagaGAAATTCCTTTGATACATCTTCCTATTTGCTAATCTAGTtgggtttttggggttttgtttttctggatcaGATGAGATAAATTACCAGgagggtatttttgttttgtttttgagtgtaGTTGGCACACAATATTACTTTAGTAccatatggtacacctgaaaaaaaaatcttttttaaaagatttatttatttatttatttatttgagagacagagagaaagtgtggggtgggaggggcagagggagaggggagagagaatcccaggcagattctatgctgagcatggagtccaacacagggttcaatcctagaaccctgaggtcatgacctgaaccaagaaTTGGACGTTTcactgactacaccacccaggcactcccaacatggtattttaaattatatctaatCCATTATTCATCCCATCTCACCTTACTTGAAACAATTGAGTTATTACTTCAAccatactctttttctttttttaaaattctgtacatTCCATtgggtctttttatttatttatttttttaaagattttatttatttattcatgagagacacacacacagagaggcagagacacaggcagaaggagaagcaggctccatgcagagagcccgatgcgggactcgatcctgggtctccaggatcacggcctgggctcaaggcggctctaaaccactgagccaccccggctgcccccatTGGGTCTTTTTAGAAGTAAACTTGGtagttttaaaaagcactgaTATTTTTTGTGGcattctcacttttaaaattacaacctttatttcttgaaatattccatatataaatgtacTATATAATATATCTGATGGTTCCAAACTCTGTTGTCCTTGTGCAAaatatcttattctttatttcttttttctactctCAATTTATGGTAGTGCAATTGTCAGCCTGTTTGGAAATCTTTGTCCAAAAGTTCTTTGCTTCTTCTTAATGTCTGGGAGTTCTCGGGGGCCTAATTTGGGGAATTTTTCTTCTGGAAGGGATTTGCTTCTCTTCCCATTGCTTGGCATTCCTCACCGAGGGACACTTCTCTCCAAGATGTGGTTGAGAGATGGTCTCAGAATTTGCTTTCTAGCTTCACTGATGTTCCAGCACTGGAAGTTTCATAGCAAGGTCTCCATAACAGTATGATCACAGGGTCACCCTGCTTCTCACTGATGCTTGTTGGTACAAGTCAGATCTTCTGCTTTGGTTCCCTGCTCCTTTGGTTCTCTCTGTTTCCCTCACTTATTCTCTGTCATGGCTGGTGTAGGTCCTAGCCACCCTAATCTTGGCTACCAGGTCTTTATGCTCCTACACCAGCCCCTGAAGCTTTGACACCTGACTGCCTGGCTTCAGTCCCCTCTACTCTAAGTTCAGCTCCTGTTTGTTCTTTGTTATTTAGAAAATGGATCCAGACACCTCTCAGGGACTGTGTCCTATCCAATTCTTATTGCAGTTTAAGAGAATCCTTCAGATCCTAATAGTCTGGTCAGCCTCAATACAGGAGGAAAAATTGAATTTTTGTCTGATGACTTGTCTTTCCTCGTCAAAGTCTGATATGAGGTTATCAGCTAACCTGGATTTGGATTTGgattaaaggaaggaaataaagagaagaaatatattcATGTAATAGAAATCAAAAAGTTGAAGTTTAAAGGaaccacagaaatatttttccaacCCATCAACTATAAGGATGGGAACAGAGGCCAAGCAAGATAATTTGATTTGCCTGAAGCTATATAATACAGTCAGAGACAGGACTAGATCCTCGCCCTCTTGAATGTTCTCTCTAGCAAAATTTGAAAGACATCTtatactattctatttttcttcaccCCTCCAGTAGACATGGCTATGAGAAACCAGAGTACTTTGACTGAATTTACGTTGGTCTCCTTTCCTGTCATTCAAGAGCTTCAAATCTTGCTGTTTGTCATTCTCCTGATGGTTTATATACTTACCATAACAGGAAACATTGTCATCATTTCCTTAATATGGACTGATAATCGTCTCCAAACACCAATGTATTTCTTCCTTAGTAATCTGTCATTTTTGGACATTTTGTTCACAACCACTATTGCCCCAAAGTTGCTAGCTTGtctcttagaaaagaagaaaacgaTATCCTTTGCTGGGTGCATCActcaaatttatttctacttctttctggGGACAGTGGAGTTTATCCTCCTGGCAGTGATGTCCTTTGACCGCTACGTGGCCATCTGTAACCCTCTGCGCTACACCATCATTATAAACAGCAGGGTTTGTCTCCTGCTGGTTCTGGGCTGCTGGGTGGGATCCTTCCTCTCAGTGCTGTGCCCAACTATTGTGGTCTCCAGACTGCCTTACTGCACTAAAGAAATTAGTCATTTCTTCTGTGACATTGCCCCTTTACTGCAGGTGGCCTGCATAGACACTCATTTCATTGAGATGATAAACTTCCTCTTGTCTTCCTTTGTCCTCCTGACCTCACTGGTATTTACCATCGTGTCCTACACCTACATCATCTCTACCATCCTGCGCATCCCCTCAGCTCAAGGACGTCAGAAGGCCTTTTCCACCTGTGCTTCTCACATCACGGTTGTGTCCATTGCCTATGGGAGCAACATTTTCATGTACATGAGGCCCAGCCAGAGTCATTCACTGGAGTTTGACAAGGTGACAGCTGTCCTTACCACAATGGTAACCCCTCTTCTGAACCCCTTCATTTACAGCTTAAGgaatgaaaaagtaaaggaaatctTGAGAGAGTCAATTAGCAGGATAGTTCTACCATATTCCAAGGGCACTTGACAGTAAGCAATTTCAGGGAATCTGAGCTATGCCTTCTCTACATGATACCTGGAGCTGTATGAAGAGTGACACCATAGTGGACTGAGCTCTCAGAATCCATTGGCGAGATGAAGCATGGAAAACCAAACACATCATCAATAGTGAAGCatgaaaaaccagaaaagaataaaagaatccCATGTCCCCTCAGTCCTGGAAATATTTTGCACATAGTAACATAGGATTGAGTCATGAGAG contains the following coding sequences:
- the OR6M6 gene encoding olfactory receptor family 6 subfamily M member 6 (The RefSeq protein has 3 substitutions compared to this genomic sequence) encodes the protein MAMRNQSTLTEFTLVSFPVIQELQILLFVILLMVYILTITGNIVIISLIWTDNRLQTPMYFFLSNLSFLDILFTTTIAPKLLACLLEKKKTISFAGCITQIYFYFFLGTVEFILLAVMSFDRYVAICNPLRYTIIMNSRVCLLLVLGCWVGAFLSVLCPTIVVSRLPYCTKEISHFFCDIAPLLQVACIDTHFIEMINFLLSSFVLLTSLVFTIVSYTYIISTILRIPSAQGRQKAFSTCASHITVVSIAYGSNIFMYMRPSQSHSLEFDKVTAVLTTMVTPLLNPFIYSLRNEKVKEILRETISRIVLPYSKGT